From the genome of Scytonema hofmannii PCC 7110, one region includes:
- a CDS encoding S8 family serine peptidase, translated as MVNKHTWIIWGSGVACLSAPVLAIALDSPFGTNGIDAFKLHKPPYNLTGRKIALGQVEIGRPGQFGLDKAVSKNRSVFLAGVFLRNGLAKSNSGVDPHAYNVASVMVSHDKALPGIAPQARLYSSAVGSGKNLGQPEECMSAQHIAGQNGGDIRAINFSFGEPLNRDPRPSPTLDGKALLTLCIDWSSRVHDTLYIIAGNQGKGGIPIPTDNYNGMNVAFSSRRSGIFNKVDVSNLAAVSEGLAVRLAGKEINLGPRRAIALVAPGNNITLLNPDGKLNKVTGTSFAAPQVTATVALLQEFGDRQLRTKRTNWSLDSRRHEVMKAVLMNSTDKIKDIGNGSHLGMTRTLIDKLNKDWFDSDAYKNPKIPLDAQMGTGHLNAFRAYQQFSAGQWNPTQPVPSLGWDYRTVNALSYIDYTIAKPLQQGSFVAITLSWDRLVELNDKNKNGLFDAGEDFRDRGLNNLDLHLVKADAREGIESATVCSSISDVDSVEHIFCPVPATGNYKIRVQSRQKVNEATQAYALAWWSVGAR; from the coding sequence ATGGTGAACAAACACACTTGGATTATTTGGGGTAGTGGTGTTGCTTGTTTGAGTGCGCCCGTACTAGCTATTGCTTTGGACAGTCCTTTTGGAACTAATGGTATTGATGCTTTTAAGTTACACAAACCACCATATAATTTAACAGGTCGCAAGATAGCGCTCGGTCAGGTAGAAATTGGGCGTCCGGGTCAATTTGGCTTAGATAAGGCAGTTTCTAAGAATCGCTCCGTGTTCCTTGCAGGCGTATTTTTACGTAATGGACTGGCTAAATCAAATAGTGGTGTCGATCCGCATGCCTACAATGTCGCTAGTGTTATGGTAAGCCATGATAAAGCTCTGCCCGGTATTGCTCCACAAGCGCGTCTTTACTCCTCGGCGGTAGGGTCTGGTAAAAACTTGGGTCAACCAGAAGAATGTATGTCTGCACAGCATATCGCAGGACAAAATGGTGGAGATATTCGGGCTATTAATTTTAGCTTTGGCGAACCATTAAACCGCGACCCCCGCCCATCACCTACTTTAGATGGTAAAGCTCTGCTAACGCTGTGCATTGACTGGTCTAGTCGCGTTCACGATACCCTATATATTATTGCAGGTAATCAAGGCAAGGGAGGAATTCCTATCCCTACTGATAACTATAACGGAATGAACGTGGCTTTTTCATCTCGTCGTTCGGGAATTTTTAATAAAGTTGATGTTTCTAATTTGGCGGCTGTTAGCGAAGGGCTAGCTGTTCGACTGGCTGGGAAAGAAATTAATTTAGGTCCGCGTCGCGCGATCGCTTTAGTTGCGCCTGGTAATAATATCACTTTACTTAACCCAGATGGTAAATTGAATAAAGTAACGGGAACAAGCTTTGCTGCTCCTCAAGTGACAGCGACAGTCGCCTTATTACAAGAATTTGGCGATCGACAATTGCGTACAAAACGAACTAACTGGAGTTTAGATTCCCGTCGTCATGAAGTGATGAAAGCCGTGCTGATGAATTCTACAGACAAAATCAAAGACATTGGCAACGGTTCGCATTTGGGAATGACGCGGACACTTATTGATAAGCTTAACAAAGACTGGTTTGACTCTGATGCCTACAAAAACCCCAAAATTCCCTTAGATGCTCAAATGGGAACAGGTCATTTAAACGCATTCCGAGCTTACCAACAATTTAGCGCCGGTCAATGGAATCCAACACAACCTGTACCCAGTCTTGGATGGGATTACCGTACAGTTAATGCGTTATCTTATATAGATTATACAATAGCGAAACCTTTACAACAGGGAAGCTTTGTTGCTATTACCTTAAGTTGGGATAGATTAGTAGAACTTAACGATAAAAATAAGAACGGTCTATTTGACGCAGGAGAGGATTTTCGCGATCGCGGTTTAAACAATCTCGACCTTCATTTAGTTAAAGCAGACGCACGAGAAGGTATTGAGAGCGCGACTGTTTGTTCCTCAATCAGTGATGTTGACAGCGTAGAGCACATTTTTTGTCCCGTTCCTGCTACAGGTAACTACAAAATTCGCGTTCAGTCCCGTCAAAAAGTAAACGAAGCCACTCAAGCCTATGCTTTAGCTTGGTGGAGTGTAGGAGCGAGGTAA
- the rpe gene encoding ribulose-phosphate 3-epimerase produces the protein MTQTLSTKPIVIAPSILSADFSRLGEEIRAVDEAGADWIHVDVMDGRFVPNITIGPLIVEAIRPVTKKPLDVHLMIVEPEKYVEDFAKAGADIISVHCEHNASPHLHRTLGQIKELGKQAGVVLNPSTPLELIDYVLDICDLILIMSVNPGFGGQSFIPGVVAKIQKLRQTCEERGLNPWIEVDGGLKGNNTWQVLEAGANAIVAGSAVFKAKDYAEAITGIRNSKRPTPQLATA, from the coding sequence ATGACCCAAACCCTATCTACAAAGCCCATTGTAATCGCTCCATCTATCCTATCAGCAGATTTTAGCCGTCTGGGAGAAGAAATTCGAGCAGTAGACGAAGCAGGTGCAGATTGGATTCACGTAGACGTAATGGACGGTCGTTTCGTCCCCAATATCACGATTGGTCCTCTGATTGTGGAAGCGATTCGTCCAGTCACGAAAAAACCACTGGATGTCCACTTAATGATTGTGGAACCAGAGAAGTATGTAGAAGACTTTGCGAAAGCAGGCGCTGATATTATCTCAGTCCATTGCGAACACAACGCTTCACCACACCTACACCGTACTCTCGGTCAAATTAAAGAATTAGGTAAGCAAGCCGGTGTTGTACTCAACCCATCAACACCACTAGAACTGATTGATTATGTTCTAGACATTTGCGACCTCATATTGATTATGAGCGTCAACCCCGGTTTTGGCGGTCAAAGCTTTATTCCTGGCGTAGTTGCCAAAATTCAAAAATTACGTCAAACTTGCGAAGAACGAGGTCTCAACCCCTGGATTGAAGTGGATGGGGGGCTGAAGGGCAATAATACTTGGCAAGTTTTAGAAGCAGGCGCAAATGCGATCGTGGCTGGTTCTGCTGTCTTCAAAGCCAAAGATTATGCTGAGGCAATAACTGGGATTCGCAACAGCAAACGTCCTACTCCACAGCTAGCAACAGCATAA
- a CDS encoding CsbD family protein produces the protein MSLEDRAKAAAKNIEGKAQEAIGNVSGDPEDKAEGKAKQAESEVRHSVEDVKDKVKKNID, from the coding sequence ATGAGTTTAGAAGATCGCGCTAAAGCAGCTGCTAAAAACATCGAAGGAAAAGCTCAAGAAGCAATCGGAAATGTTTCTGGAGATCCAGAAGATAAAGCTGAAGGTAAAGCAAAGCAAGCTGAAAGCGAAGTACGTCACAGTGTTGAAGACGTAAAAGATAAAGTCAAGAAAAATATTGACTAG
- a CDS encoding AAA-like domain-containing protein, whose protein sequence is MNLDCLFEIIDRLLIESHNRPLNSTENLILHGIWQYRTYNQMAIEAGYSPGYFTNVVAPELFGRLSKVIGQRVTKKNCRMLLETYAITKAAPKTKPLRQDLTQFPPTVKQDRSPCYPSGSVPLDSPFYLERSFLEEQVYQEIGKPGALIRIKAPREMGKTSLLLRILDYANRQSYYTISLNLEQVERAILSDLNQLLRWLCANIARQLQRQPMLDEYWDEDLGSKISCTLYFQEYLLKSINAPLILALDEVNYIFEYPQVAKDFLPLLRSWYEEAKRLPVWQKLRLLVVHSTDIYVPLELNQSPFNIGLPIQLDTFSQEEVQQLAQRYGLNWTDGEGARQLMVMVGGHPALVHLALYHLGRKEITLSQLLETAPTASGIYSHHLQRHLATLQEQPELAQAFDTVLNANAAVPLDPILTHKLSSMGLIKLSGSQAIAGCELYRRFFTKKKQ, encoded by the coding sequence ATGAACCTTGATTGTCTGTTTGAAATTATTGACCGCCTGCTAATTGAGAGCCACAATCGCCCCCTTAATTCCACAGAAAACCTGATTCTGCATGGCATTTGGCAGTATAGAACTTATAACCAAATGGCGATAGAGGCAGGTTATAGTCCCGGCTACTTTACCAATGTCGTTGCTCCAGAGTTGTTTGGGCGACTCTCCAAGGTCATTGGTCAGCGCGTAACCAAAAAAAACTGTCGAATGCTGTTGGAGACTTATGCCATCACCAAAGCAGCCCCAAAAACAAAACCTTTGAGACAAGACCTGACGCAATTTCCCCCCACAGTTAAGCAGGATAGGTCACCTTGCTACCCCAGTGGCTCAGTTCCTCTTGACTCTCCCTTTTACCTCGAACGTTCTTTCCTTGAGGAGCAAGTTTATCAAGAAATTGGGAAACCAGGAGCGCTAATCAGAATTAAAGCTCCTAGAGAAATGGGCAAAACTTCACTGCTGTTGAGGATTCTTGACTATGCGAACCGCCAGAGCTACTACACTATCAGCTTGAATCTAGAACAAGTCGAGCGGGCAATTCTAAGCGACTTGAATCAACTTTTGCGCTGGTTATGTGCCAACATCGCTCGCCAGCTTCAGCGTCAACCGATGTTAGACGAGTATTGGGATGAAGATTTGGGAAGTAAAATTAGCTGCACCCTCTACTTTCAGGAATATTTACTAAAGTCAATTAATGCTCCCCTGATCTTGGCGTTGGATGAAGTGAACTATATTTTCGAGTATCCCCAAGTAGCGAAGGATTTTCTACCTCTGTTGCGTTCTTGGTACGAAGAAGCGAAAAGACTGCCCGTTTGGCAAAAGCTTCGTCTGCTCGTGGTTCACTCAACAGATATTTATGTTCCTCTCGAACTTAATCAGTCTCCTTTCAATATAGGGTTACCGATTCAATTAGACACCTTCAGCCAAGAAGAGGTGCAGCAGTTAGCCCAACGCTATGGACTCAATTGGACAGATGGGGAAGGAGCCAGACAATTAATGGTAATGGTTGGGGGACATCCGGCACTTGTACACTTAGCACTCTATCATCTGGGTCGAAAGGAGATAACTCTGTCGCAACTGCTAGAAACTGCTCCCACTGCTAGCGGAATTTATTCTCATCATTTGCAGCGTCACTTGGCAACTTTGCAAGAACAGCCTGAGTTAGCACAAGCTTTTGATACCGTTCTGAATGCCAATGCAGCTGTTCCCTTAGATCCCATCCTAACTCACAAGTTAAGCAGTATGGGGCTGATTAAACTTTCTGGATCTCAAGCGATCGCAGGTTGTGAATTGTATCGGCGGTTTTTTACGAAAAAGAAACAGTAA